Genomic window (Sediminispirochaeta smaragdinae DSM 11293):
GCATTGTTGAAGCAAACGACACGATCACCAATATTGCTTCACAGACAAATCTTCTTGCCATGAATGCCGCCATTGAGGCCGCTCATGCCGGTGAGGCAGGAAAGGGCTTTGCTGTGGTTTCCGATGAAATAAGAAAGCTCGCGGAAGTTTCCAACCAGCAATCTCATGTCATATCAGAAGGGTTGACGCTCTTTCGGAATGCGATCGTCTCCTCCGTTTCCGTATCAACGGAGGCCCAAAGTTCATTTGAGGCCATCGTCGAATCAGTGCGAAGGGTGACACAGATTGAAAAGGAAATACAGGCTTCTCTTGACGAACAAGCGGGGGGAAGTTCTCAGGTATTGGAAGCTTTGTCGGATATTAGTCAAATTACGGAAGAGGTTCATGCCGGTTCAAACGAGATGCTTACAGGCAGCAGATCCATTCTTCAGGAAATAAGTAAACTGGTGGAGATTTCCGCCAACGTCAGGGAATCGGTTCTGGCCGTAGCGGAGAAATCAAAGCAGGTGGATACCGTTGTTCATCAAGCGGTCGACCTGCTGAATTCCAGTAACACCGGCATCGCCTCAATGGAAGAAAAGGTATCGCTCTTTAAGACATGCTGACAGGATGCTGCTGCGTAAAAGTTACAACAGCCCGGTAAGAATTTTTGCAAGTTCCTCAAAGGAGAGTTTTGCCGGGCTGTTTTTCATGGAGGCTTTGGCCGCCAAAGCCGTAAGCTCTTCCTCGGTGAAACCGTAGTCGGAAAGTCCGGACAGGGGGTAGCTACGTTGCCACGAAGTAAGGGTTTCGTTGAGAAGTGCAATTCCGCTGTCGACGGCTTCCCGTGCCGCAGAAAATGCTGCTTCCCGCCCTTTTATATGCCCCGAAAGCAGATAACCGCAGGCGGCATAGCGAATCTTTCCATCGTTTGAAGGTATACGCATCGTTAGCGCCTTTGTGACAGGTGGAAGCAGCAGACCGCAGGCAACCCCGTGAGGAATAGCGCGATTTCCGCCCAATACTCCGGCAGCACCATGAACGAGGCCTAATCCGGCGCTTGCAAGGGCTATACCGCTGTAAAAAGCGGCAAGGGCCATATCCGAACGTACCCGGTAGCGCGCCTGTCGATCCTCTTCGGAGAGGTCCTCCCCATCCGCTTTTGAAAATTCACAGGCCGAAGGAAAGGCCGTGGAGGAAAGAGAAAGACCGGCAAAGCTATATAAATCGGTAAGTATAGTTGCTTTTGTAGAGACCGCAGCCTCGAGCAATTGCGTAACTGCATCCCAACCGGCAGGCGCTGTTACGCCGTAGGGGGCGGCATCAAGGAGCATGGGGTCAAACATTGCCATATCTGGAATAAGGGCCGGATGACGCATCGATTTTTTAAAGCCCGCTGTTCCGACGGAGGAAAGAACGCTATTTTTCGTGGCCTCGCTACCGGTACCGCTGGTGGTGGGAATGGCAATGAAAGGAAGACGCGTTCCGGTCGGAATCAGGTCCCCGACCCCTTCAAGATAGCGTCGGGATGGCTCTTCCATCGTTGCACAGGCGGCAGCAGCCTTAGCCGTGTCGATAACGCTTCCCCCTCCGATGCCGACGACAATAAGTTCGGCTCCCCGCTCTTGCTGATTTTTCTTTATATCGGCGACACACCGATCGACCAGCGCAGGCGAAGGCTCGCCGGAAACATGAAAACGTAAAAGTCTAAGATTTTCTTCGTATAGCCCTGCAATGATACGGGAAGAAAGGGGGGTGCGATCGAAAGAGGAACCGCCGCTTATGAGCGCAACGGTGGAAATAGAATTACCCCACCCTTCTCGAATCACTCTTCCAAGTCGGAGCACACTACCGGCACCCATGAGGGTTCGAGGAATGGCTTCCAGCGCAGCAGCTTCTTCATGCATGATTAGCTCCGAAAAAAAGGAAGTTTTATCTGACGACGATCAGGATCACGAGCCTGTCTGAAGAGTATTGCAACATTTCCAATGACGGAGATAAGTTCGGCAGAACATTCATCGGCAAGATAGCGACTCATTTCCCGTTTTTCCTGCTTGTGATCTACGAAGCGAAGCTTCAGCAACTCGTGCTCATCGAGGGCACGCTCGGTCGCACGAACAATATTATTATTCATTCCCTCTTTTCCCACCATCACCACGGGATTAAGGTCGTGGGCCAGCTTGCGTAGATAGGCCCGTTGTTTACTACTAAGTTCCATCTTTGAAGATTAGCGCGAATGGCGGAAAAAGTCGATCCCTATCCACTTTGCAGGATCGGCCATCGATGCATCGATCATACCGATAGCAACCTTTGCCGTTGTTTCCGCCACAAGGTAGTTCTTCCCGCCAAAGGCAAAGCGTGCACCATTTCCTACAACATCGGTACCGACAAGGCTATGGCCATAGACATCAGATACCATGAGAACAGAATCGATCCCGAAATGGTTGAGTACGGCGGCAAGCAAAAGCCCCCTGCTGTCACAGTCGCCTTCCCCTGATACTGCCACGGCAAGGGGACCGTCGAGATCACTCACCCCCCCACTTCTGCGATAGGAAAACCCCTGGACCCAGCCAAGCAGGCGAGAGGCAAGTTCCCGTTTGGTAAGCCCTCCGTCATTATCAGAACGGGAAATCACTCGATCGAGAACCCGATAAAGGGGATCAAGCCTGTGATAGGAATCCCGGTAAATAATCCGATAGTAACGCTGCCACGCCTCTGCCGCCAGAGGGGTACCGGCATAGGTAACAAGGAGGTTCGCCTCCCTCTCAATGACCCATGCGGCCGCCTCAATATCCACGCTGTCGTAGACAAGGCTCTCGTGGGAATCCTCAAAGGTGAAAGAACTTAGCCGTTTTTCGCCTCCATGTTCGTCGAAAAGATAGCTTGTCACAGGTCCCGGGCGAAGCCTGTCATCATCACTCATACTAAAAGAATCAAGTCCTGATAAAAGTACCGTCGACATCGCCGAAAAACGATCGGGATCGGTTAAGGCCATCAAAACAATATCGAGGCGAGCTCCCTCGATGGCAATCAGATAGCCGTGAAAAGCAATACCATCCCCCGGAAAAATGAGAATATCGGAAAAACGTGCATTTCTTTCCCGATAGGAGAAGGCGTCGGTTTGTTGCTCATCCGCGGCCAAAAGTTCGATCAGATCATTGACCATGGTATCGGCATCATCCCAGGTATCTCCCTCGTAGATCTTCAGACGAAGGTAACCGCCCTCCCCGGAAGGTGCAAAGGTTACGCTTTGGTCGTCTCCTCCCACATACTCCCAGCCCGTCGGAGGATCAAGGCCGAGGTTGTTTCCCAAATGTATCGGCCCGGCCCCAACGTGGGGGAGCACAGAAAGAAAGAAAAGGGCGAGCAGAAGCCATAAAGGGAAGCTTCGGCCCGATTTCATCTACGCTTCTCCTTCCACCGCAAATCGCTTTATCTTCTTGGTAGTCGTCATTTCCATCGCCTCCTCGGTTATTATAACCCTTGCGATCTTTTTATATGAGAGGAGGTCACGGTTGACTTCATCAACGATCTCTTGAATCCTCGCCTTAATTTCCTCAGGCGTATATGCGCTCCCCCGTTTTTTGCCCAAAGCTTCGAAGGCATCCTGGCTCGGATAAACAAGTGCCTCGATCCCCTCGCTCTTCATCTTCTTGTCGATAACAAAGCCGCGCACAAGAATCTGTTCTATCTCGTCGAAAAGCTGGAATCGATCCTCAATTTCTTCGGGAAAGACATTTTTTCCACCTTCGGTAACGATGAGATTCTTCTTTCGGCCGGTAAGATAAAGGTAGTTATCATCATCGAGGTAGCCGACATCGCCGGTACAGAACCATCCGTCATCGGTAAAAACCTCACGGGTGGCGGCCTCATTGTTGTAATAGCCCTGCATGACTACCGACCCCTTAACGACGATCTCGCCGATGCCGCTTTCGTCTGGATTAAGGATTTTCATTTCAATATGAGGAATGATCTGCCCCACGGAGTTCTCTTTGTAGGCCTCTTTAGGGTTGAGATTGATGATCGGCGAGGTCTCGGTCAATCCGTAGCCCTGGACGAAATCGATCCCAAGCTGGTTGAAAAGACTAAAGGTCGATGAAGGAAGCGGTCCTCCGCCACAGATACAGATGCGGTTGGTATCCAAAGAAAGCTTGGCGAGCAGCCCCTTAAACATCGCCTTTCCCGGGTTTACCTTAAAAATCTTTTTGATAAGGCCACTGAGATACATGAGGCCCCGAATAATTCCGTATACAAGAACCCCTTTCTCCCGAATGCCCCGTAAAAGCCCCTTGAGCATCTTGTTAAAGAGCATGGGAATGGCAAGAAACATGGTTACCTTGCCCTCTTTCAAATCATGGAGAATTTGTTTGATGGCAAGTTTTTTTGCAAAAATGATCTCGGCCCCCACCGACAGAGACTCTATAAAGACCGCAAGCATGGTGTAGCTATGGTGCAGAGGAAGAAGGGCATAGAAGACGTCGGTGTCGAAAATATTCATATTGCCCTGAGCCAGGTAACAGTCGGAGACAAGGTTTTTATGTGTCAGCATAACCCCCTTGGGATCTCCCATGGTTCCGCTGGTGAAAAGGATGGCGGCGAGATCATCCTCTTCGGGATACGCTCTCGGAAGAGATTCCGGCTCCACACATTCGAAGACATACCCCGGTTTCCGTGGCGAAAGGCTGATCTTATCTTCTTTCGAAAGGATCCCGTTTCCGTCAAGCTGATCAAATTTTTCTTCATCAGAAAAAAGAAGCTTTACATCGGCAAATTTCATCAGTGCATTAAGTTCAGGCACATGCAACTGATAATCAAGGGGAACAACAATTCCGCCGGCAAAAAGCACGGCAAGGTAGGCAACGGCCCACTCCGGACTATTTTTTCCGGTTACAGCCACCTTATCGCCCTTACCTATTCCCAGTTTGACAAGATAATTTCCTACCTTCTCGACCACATCCAGGGTTTCACGGTAATTAAGAAAGATATTGTCAGGTTCGTATATGGAAAGACAGCGATGCTCAGGGTACCTGCTTACCGTTATACGGAACATTTCGACCAAGGTTGGCCATTCTCCCATAAAAACGGTGCCCCTGTATGTATCGAGAAATTTCCACGGTTCTTTGTTTCGTTTCTTCATGAAAACTCCTTTGGCCCCATGGCCGTAGGGAAAACTATAGCTTATCTATGCGGTTGAAACAACCATTCTTTACATTTATCCCGTTCTTAGCTATTTTATGATCATGGCAGGAAAAAAGAAAGATAACAATTGCTGGAATAAAGAAAGCCCCAAGGGAAGTTGTAAAGATGATGATAAACTCTTCGGCCGATTTCCCAAGGGACAATTTCACTTTTCCATAGGGTATTTCCTTATTGTCTTCATAGTATTGTCAATGATAAACACGATGCTGGCGAAAACCCCGGCTACCCAGGTACCTTTTAGTCAATTTAAAAGCCTCATTGCTGACGGAACTATCGACAGGGTACAGCTGGGTGAGCATGAATACCTCGGCTTTCCCGAGGCACGCGGAACCAATGGCCCCGGTGTCGGACAACTGGGTGGACAAACCTATAAAACTGTACCGGTGAACGACCCCAGCTTCATCAAGCTGATGGACGAGAAAGGGGTGAGCTACGCTGCTGTCGATAACAGCGGAGGTCAAAGCATCATGGTTCTCCTAAACTGGATTATCCCCATTGCCCTGCTCTT
Coding sequences:
- a CDS encoding iron-containing alcohol dehydrogenase, translated to MHEEAAALEAIPRTLMGAGSVLRLGRVIREGWGNSISTVALISGGSSFDRTPLSSRIIAGLYEENLRLLRFHVSGEPSPALVDRCVADIKKNQQERGAELIVVGIGGGSVIDTAKAAAACATMEEPSRRYLEGVGDLIPTGTRLPFIAIPTTSGTGSEATKNSVLSSVGTAGFKKSMRHPALIPDMAMFDPMLLDAAPYGVTAPAGWDAVTQLLEAAVSTKATILTDLYSFAGLSLSSTAFPSACEFSKADGEDLSEEDRQARYRVRSDMALAAFYSGIALASAGLGLVHGAAGVLGGNRAIPHGVACGLLLPPVTKALTMRIPSNDGKIRYAACGYLLSGHIKGREAAFSAAREAVDSGIALLNETLTSWQRSYPLSGLSDYGFTEEELTALAAKASMKNSPAKLSFEELAKILTGLL
- the yhbY gene encoding ribosome assembly RNA-binding protein YhbY: MELSSKQRAYLRKLAHDLNPVVMVGKEGMNNNIVRATERALDEHELLKLRFVDHKQEKREMSRYLADECSAELISVIGNVAILFRQARDPDRRQIKLPFFRS
- a CDS encoding AMP-dependent synthetase/ligase, coding for MKKRNKEPWKFLDTYRGTVFMGEWPTLVEMFRITVSRYPEHRCLSIYEPDNIFLNYRETLDVVEKVGNYLVKLGIGKGDKVAVTGKNSPEWAVAYLAVLFAGGIVVPLDYQLHVPELNALMKFADVKLLFSDEEKFDQLDGNGILSKEDKISLSPRKPGYVFECVEPESLPRAYPEEDDLAAILFTSGTMGDPKGVMLTHKNLVSDCYLAQGNMNIFDTDVFYALLPLHHSYTMLAVFIESLSVGAEIIFAKKLAIKQILHDLKEGKVTMFLAIPMLFNKMLKGLLRGIREKGVLVYGIIRGLMYLSGLIKKIFKVNPGKAMFKGLLAKLSLDTNRICICGGGPLPSSTFSLFNQLGIDFVQGYGLTETSPIINLNPKEAYKENSVGQIIPHIEMKILNPDESGIGEIVVKGSVVMQGYYNNEAATREVFTDDGWFCTGDVGYLDDDNYLYLTGRKKNLIVTEGGKNVFPEEIEDRFQLFDEIEQILVRGFVIDKKMKSEGIEALVYPSQDAFEALGKKRGSAYTPEEIKARIQEIVDEVNRDLLSYKKIARVIITEEAMEMTTTKKIKRFAVEGEA